A region of Natribaculum luteum DNA encodes the following proteins:
- a CDS encoding flippase, producing MNRSIASGILSVVGGKVVILVVTALTTPLLYRLLGASRFGEYSFLLSVFALYMIFVSSGITDGVRKFLAEDRPIANWSELVVGFYFRLAILTSVVGAALLVVAARGRIVELAFGPGFATYFHVLAVLVLAAQFRSYARKTLMGFGLERYSEPLQILDTVAFVALAIPLVALGHGVIGALAGRVLASALVAVVGLALVHRQVSLRCIFSRPPSRFPSRTMLTFNSMSVVLVLLLTSLYHVDIIMLQRFRESAQVGHYRAALTLAEFLWFVPLALQTVYVHSTSELWSQNRHRQISELASRTTRYTFLLTAVMAVGLAALADVAVPIYFGPDATPAIEPLLLLLPGALGFALARPILAVAQGKGTLRYPVVATGLAAVINVALNALLIPRYGMHGAAVATSVGYGSMFVFHCLSARLVGFRPLVGARIGQATLATGLSSIPIFAMATNITKPWLALVVVPPAGFVIFVFCALLTGALGLGELREVLAAFPGPVEAPASPHRQPTNDRLGFTVGDWFQTLLLVVGMVLLVSGAIVALFRTGAV from the coding sequence GTGAACCGGAGCATTGCCAGCGGCATCCTCTCGGTCGTCGGCGGAAAGGTCGTCATCCTCGTGGTGACCGCACTGACGACACCGCTTCTGTACCGTCTCCTGGGTGCGTCGCGGTTCGGGGAGTACTCGTTTCTCCTCTCCGTGTTCGCACTCTACATGATCTTCGTCAGTTCGGGGATCACCGACGGCGTCCGAAAGTTCCTCGCCGAAGATCGGCCGATCGCGAACTGGAGCGAACTCGTCGTCGGCTTCTACTTCCGGCTGGCGATCCTCACGTCGGTCGTCGGTGCCGCCCTCCTCGTTGTCGCCGCTCGAGGCAGGATCGTCGAACTCGCCTTCGGCCCCGGATTCGCGACGTACTTTCACGTCCTCGCGGTGCTCGTGCTCGCTGCGCAGTTTCGCAGCTACGCCCGCAAGACGCTCATGGGCTTCGGACTCGAGCGGTACTCGGAACCGTTGCAGATTCTCGACACCGTCGCGTTCGTCGCCCTCGCGATCCCGCTCGTGGCGCTCGGACATGGTGTGATCGGCGCGCTCGCCGGTCGGGTACTGGCCAGTGCGCTCGTCGCCGTCGTCGGCCTCGCGCTGGTCCACCGCCAGGTCTCGCTCCGGTGTATCTTCAGCCGGCCGCCCTCGAGGTTTCCCAGCCGGACGATGCTTACGTTCAACTCGATGAGCGTCGTCCTCGTGTTGCTCCTGACGTCGCTGTACCACGTCGACATCATCATGCTCCAGCGGTTCAGAGAAAGCGCCCAGGTCGGCCACTACCGGGCGGCGCTGACGCTCGCGGAGTTCCTCTGGTTCGTCCCGCTGGCGCTCCAGACGGTGTACGTCCACTCGACCTCGGAGCTGTGGTCGCAGAACCGCCACCGGCAGATCTCCGAACTCGCCTCCCGGACGACGCGGTACACGTTCTTGCTGACGGCCGTCATGGCCGTCGGACTCGCCGCGCTGGCGGACGTTGCGGTCCCGATCTACTTCGGTCCGGACGCCACGCCGGCGATCGAACCGCTGCTGTTGTTGTTACCTGGCGCGCTCGGCTTCGCGCTCGCGCGGCCGATCCTGGCCGTCGCACAGGGGAAAGGGACGCTCCGCTACCCGGTCGTTGCGACCGGTCTGGCGGCGGTGATCAACGTCGCGCTCAACGCCCTGTTGATCCCTCGCTACGGAATGCACGGCGCGGCCGTCGCGACCAGCGTCGGCTACGGCTCGATGTTCGTCTTCCACTGTCTGAGCGCCCGGCTGGTCGGGTTCAGGCCGCTCGTCGGGGCGCGAATCGGACAGGCGACGCTGGCGACCGGCCTCTCGTCGATCCCGATCTTCGCCATGGCGACGAACATCACGAAGCCGTGGCTTGCGCTCGTCGTCGTCCCGCCGGCGGGCTTCGTGATCTTCGTGTTCTGTGCGCTGCTCACCGGCGCGCTCGGACTCGGCGAACTCCGCGAGGTGCTGGCGGCGTTTCCCGGTCCCGTCGAAGCGCCAGCGTCTCCGCACCGCCAGCCGACGAACGACCGACTCGGGTTTACGGTCGGCGACTGGTTCCAGACGCTGCTGCTCGTCGTCGGAATGGTGTTGCTCGTCTCGGGAGCCATCGTCGCGCTGTTCCGGACGGGTGCCGTCTAG
- a CDS encoding DUF1269 domain-containing protein, which produces MAVGAVSGVLGGTFADIGIDDSFIKEVGETIDSGESALFILVSDVQRDRVIEKLEPYDPELLETHLSPEDEDKLRGHFVAEEVTT; this is translated from the coding sequence GTGCTAGGTGGGACGTTCGCCGATATCGGTATCGACGATTCGTTCATCAAGGAAGTCGGCGAGACGATCGACTCTGGTGAGTCCGCGCTGTTCATACTCGTGAGTGACGTCCAGCGGGACCGCGTCATCGAGAAACTCGAGCCGTACGACCCCGAACTCCTCGAGACGCACCTCTCACCGGAGGACGAAGACAAACTCCGCGGACACTTCGTCGCGGAGGAAGTGACCACGTGA